GATCAGCGACAGCGACACCGCGGCGCACAGCGCCAGCGCGATATCGCGGAACAGTTGCCCCGCCTCTTCCTCGATGAACAGGATCGGCAGGAACACCGCAAGCGTCGTCAGCGTCGACGCGAGGATCGCGCCCCACACCTCTTTGCCGGCGTCGTAAGCCGCCTGCATCCGCTTCTTGCCCATCGCCAGATGCCGGTCGGTGTTTTCGAGGACGACGATCGCGTTGTCGACAACCATCCCCACGGCGAACGCGAGCCCCGCCAGCGAGATCACGTTCAGGTTCCGGCCCGAGACAAACATGACGACGAACGTGCCGATGATCGAGATCGGGATCGCCGCCGCGACCACCGCCGTGGGCCGAGCGAAGTACAGCACCACGAGCCCGATGCCGGTGAGCGCCCCGACGCTCACCCACCAGCGGATCGCGCCCTCGGGGAACAGCAGCACGCCAAGCATCACCAGGAGCAGCAGCGGCGTCGCGACCAGCACCAGCAGCGGGCGTCGGCCAAGCTCCAGGAACAGCAGCAGCGCGAGCACCGCCAGCACCCCGCCGATGATGAGGTTGTTCTTGACGAGGTCCAGCGCGTCGTAGATGTAGCCCGTCTCGTCGTAGACCTTGCGCAGCTCCAGCGTCGGCGGCGCGGCGAGCCCCTGCTCCTGCTGGATCTGCAGCGCGACACCGGGCAACACGTCACGATTGACTTGCTCGATGCGCTCGTTGAGCCCGTTCATCACCTCGATGACGTTCGACCCGCTCTCGCGGTAGGCGGGCATCGCCAGCGCAAGTTCGCCGCGCGACCGCACGAACGAACGCCGCTTCGCGTACGTCAGCCGGACCTCGGCGATGTCGCGGATGCGGATCGGCCCACCGTCGGGGTCGTAGGCCACCACGGTGTCGCGGATCGCGTCCAGCGTGTCGTACTGACCCACCGTCCGCACGCGTACGTCGTAGCGGCCCTCATCCACATTGCCTGCCGAGAAGTTCACGTTCTCCCCACGCAGCGCGCCGCCCAGGTCCGCGATCGTTAGCTGTCGCTGCGCAACGCGCTCCGGGTCAAACGCGATATGCACCTCGCGCTCACGCCCGCCGTAGATCCGCACCTCGCTCACGCCCGGCGTCCGCTCCAAAAACGGCTTGATGTCATCAATCGCCAAGTCCCCCAGCGACTGCACATCAAACCCCTCGTCCTCACTGGTCATCAGCAGCCACGCGATCGGGCTGCCCGGGCCCGCCTCGCCCGTCGAGATCACCGGCTCATCAACATCCGCGTCGTACGAAGGCACCTCACGCAGCGCATCACTCACCAGCGCACGCGCCAGCTGCAGCTCAACGCCGACGCCGAACTCAAGCTCGATCTCCGACGAGCCCTGCGTCGCCGTCGCCGTCATCTTCTGTAGGCCCGCCAGATTCTTGAGCACGTCCTCCTGCTGCTCGATGATCTCCTTCTCGACCTCCTCGGGGCTCTTGCCCGTCCAACTCGTCGAGACCGTGATGATCGTCGGGTCGGTGTTGGGTGTCAGCTGGATCGGGATCGACACCACCGCGAGCGCGCCGAACAACAGCAGCAGGATCACCCCGACGAACACCTTCACCGGGTTATCAATCGCAAAACGAATCGGGTCCATGGCTGAGCTCGGTCTCAAAAGGATCGGTCAAAAGGTCGAATCAGGAAGCGGGCGTCGCGGCCTCGGGCTCGTTTGCACCCGGCCCCTCGGCATCAGCCGCAGGCGACGCGCCCCCCGGCGGCCCGCCGTCCTGCGGGTTCGTCACAATCGCCGGACGCGTCGGCCACAGCTGTTCCGCGCCCACCACCACCACCGGCATGCCCGGCATCAGCGTTAACCCTTCCATCTTCTGCAAAGGTGAAACCGCAAAACGATTGCCCACGCCGAACAATACCTCCACCTCAACAGGCAGCGCGACCGGCAAACCGCCCTCGGGCGCACCGGGCATCGCGCCCACGATCCACACCTGCGCCCCCTGCGTCGAAAACGTCACCGCGTCACGCGGCACAATCAGCTGCGCCGACTCGGCCGTCAATGGCACCTGCGCGACCACACTCATCCCGACCTTCAGTAAACCGTCGGGGTTGTCTAATCGCACCTTCACCGGGAACGAACGCGCCGCGCTCGAGCCGTCCGGGCTCACCGCCACAACCTTGCCGACAAACGACCGGCCCAGCGCCTCGACCCAAACTTCAATCTCCATCCCCACTTGCACACCGCCGACCTGCATCTCCGGCACGTCGATCACCGCGTCGATCCCGCCCGACGAAATGATCTCCACCACCGCGCCCCCCGGCCCGAGCCACTGCCCCTGCTCGGCGTTCTTCCTTGTCACGTAGCCATCGAACGGCGCAACGATCTCGACACGCTCAAGCGATACCTCCGCCCGGTGCAGCGCCGCCTCGTAGGCCTTGACCTCCGCCGCGTCCGCGTCCGCCGCGGCCTTGGCGTCATTGATCGCACGCTGGTCCGAGGCGTTGCGCGCCGCGAGCGACTCCAGGTGCGCAAGCTCGCGCGCCGTCTGGTCCGCACGCGCACGCGCCGCACTCAAATCCGCCTCCGCCTGCTCCACCTGCAGCTTCGCCCAGACATCGTCCACCACCGCGATCACCGTCTCGCTCGTGACGTGCGACCCGACATCGACCCGCACCTCCAGCACACGCCCCTCGACCTCCGACGCCACCACCGCCCGACGTACCTCACGCAGCCGCCCCACAACCCGCGCGTGATCCTGCACCGTCTCACTCACCACCGACGCCACCACCACCTCCGTCGGCGGCGCACCGGCCGGGCCGCCTCCCATCGCCGCCATCTGCTCGTCCACCCCCAGCTGCACCGCCTTCTCAAAGCGCTCGCCATACTGCCGGTTCATCACCAGCCACACCGACGCACCCACCGCCAACGCAAGCACCACCGTCCCCGCCAGCGCGCCCAGCCAAGCCGTGTGATGCAGCAACCGTTCCAGCTTCGAATCCGCCATCATCAACCTCGATCCTGCCCGCCCACGCGGCATAGTTCAAAAAATATCGTACAGCGTACGACCTCGGCATGGTACACTGTACGAGCCCAGCCCAAGCCGGTCAACCCCCCGGCCAGAACGCCGATTCAGCGGCCTTCCCCACGACACAAACCCAAACACATGACCCACCCCTACCCCCAACCCCCCGCCCCGCCAACGCCCGGCCCACCCCCAAGCCCCGCCGCGTGGAAGGATGCCGACCGCGAGCACCGCCGCGCGATGATTATCGACCTCGCCCTCCACCTCCTAACCGACGAAGGCCCCGACGCCCTCACCATGCGACGCGTCGCCCGAGAGCTCGGCGTCGGCGCGATGACCCTCTACACCTACATCGACGGCCAACCCGGCCTCCACCGCGCGATGGTCCAGCGCGGCTTCGACATCATCCACCACAACTGCGCCACCGCCTGCGAGACCCAACAAGCACAGAAAGCACAAGCCGACTACGCCGAGGACGGTTCCGGGGGCTGGTCCGGCGGCGCACGCGCTTACGTCCAGTTCGCCACCCAGCACCCCAACCTCTACCGCCTCATGTTCGACACCCCCGTCGATGCCAACGACGAACAGTTCGACCAGCTCATGCACGGCGGGTTCCAGGGCCTGCACACCGTCGTCCGCGAACGCCTCGAAGCCCAAGGCCTTAAAGGCAAACTACTCGACACCGAAACCCGCAAGCTCGCCGGCCGCTACTGGATCGCCCTCCACGGCCTCGCCACCCTCGCCATCGCCGGCCGCATGCAAGTCCTCCACGGGACGCTCGACGAGGTGTTGTTGCATCTGCTCGAAGCGGTGGCGCCGACGAAGGGGTGATTGTTTTAATGCCCAGGGGCAAGGGTGGGGAGAGGTAGCAAAGTTTGAGACACCAGCCTGCGCTCGCGGGATCGCTCCACCCACTCAACTCTAGGATCGCGGTGATAGCGCGGGCCGATTCACTCCGCATCCGGCAAGCCATGCACCCTCAGGCCGAGCGCTTCGAGTTGCTCGGCCGCGCTGTCCGCCTCTTCGCGGGTGAAGTAGTTGACGTTGAGGACGTCGGCGTCTTCTCCTGTCCGGTGCATCAGCATGAATTGCTTATCCGTCAGGTCGTTATCGACTGTGAAAAACGAGATGTCGTCGCTGCCTTCTTCATCTGCGGCCTGCTCGGCGGCGCGTTCCATAAACCACTCGGTTGATTGCACTTGGAGGTCGTCGACAAAGGTCAGGCCGCGCGTCGTCACCGTCGCGGTGCCCGAACCCGAACTGGGCGAGGGGGTATAAGGGCGCTCCAAATTGACGAGGTAGTAGCGGGTCTCGCCGGGCATGAAGGGCGGCTCCCACGGGTTTACGACACTGAACGACCGACGGGCGTGCAGGCCGGGCACCATCGCGTTGAGACTCGCGGTCAGGTTGGCGATAGGCCTGTCCGTCTGATTGGTGACGGACACGCGGGCGGACGCCCCGGACCAGGTCGGCCCCTGCCCGCCGATCATCGTCTCGCCCTCGCGCAGCTGCGCATTCTGCGGCCGGGTCTGGCCGACTTCCTGAAGCGAGCCGAGCACATCGATCGTCGTCGTCACCGGCTCGGCCAACGCATCCGCGCCGGCGTCATCACCCTGCGGCTGAGATTCGGAACCGCAGCCAGCCACGGTAACAACACACGCCAACACAGAAAACCAAAAAGCAATTCGCTTCATCACGGACCTCGGCTCTAAAGAACAATGGGAGTATTGACGACCCCGGCGACATCGCCCGAGCGGGGAAGTGCAGATTTTACCAACCCATGGCCAACGCATGTTGGGTGGCGGGTGGCAGGGGCCCGGCGATGCCCCGGAACGAACCGCGTGCGAGGGTGTCCCCGCTCCCAACCTCCGGGGCTTCGCGGCCTCTGCCCCTGCCACCCGAATGGGCCAACGTGTCTGGCTAGCGCCCGGTGGGTTGCGCTCGCGGACTCGCTCCACCCACCCTACGGGCGGGGGCTAACCCTACTCGTCCGCGTATTCCCATACGACGACTTCGAGGTCCTGGACGCCCCACTGCATGGCGATGTCGTGGGTGGGGTAAAGGAGGTCGAGACGGTTGCCTTTGATCGCGCCGCCTCGGTCGAGGACGGGGATGGGGTGGTTGTCGTTGTAGCCGGGGACGGTGAGGATGGTGCCAAACGGGATGGACGGGTCGGCGGCGGCGAGCTTCATGCCGTTG
The sequence above is a segment of the Phycisphaeraceae bacterium D3-23 genome. Coding sequences within it:
- a CDS encoding efflux RND transporter periplasmic adaptor subunit, with the protein product MMADSKLERLLHHTAWLGALAGTVVLALAVGASVWLVMNRQYGERFEKAVQLGVDEQMAAMGGGPAGAPPTEVVVASVVSETVQDHARVVGRLREVRRAVVASEVEGRVLEVRVDVGSHVTSETVIAVVDDVWAKLQVEQAEADLSAARARADQTARELAHLESLAARNASDQRAINDAKAAADADAAEVKAYEAALHRAEVSLERVEIVAPFDGYVTRKNAEQGQWLGPGGAVVEIISSGGIDAVIDVPEMQVGGVQVGMEIEVWVEALGRSFVGKVVAVSPDGSSAARSFPVKVRLDNPDGLLKVGMSVVAQVPLTAESAQLIVPRDAVTFSTQGAQVWIVGAMPGAPEGGLPVALPVEVEVLFGVGNRFAVSPLQKMEGLTLMPGMPVVVVGAEQLWPTRPAIVTNPQDGGPPGGASPAADAEGPGANEPEAATPAS
- a CDS encoding TetR/AcrR family transcriptional regulator, which encodes MTHPYPQPPAPPTPGPPPSPAAWKDADREHRRAMIIDLALHLLTDEGPDALTMRRVARELGVGAMTLYTYIDGQPGLHRAMVQRGFDIIHHNCATACETQQAQKAQADYAEDGSGGWSGGARAYVQFATQHPNLYRLMFDTPVDANDEQFDQLMHGGFQGLHTVVRERLEAQGLKGKLLDTETRKLAGRYWIALHGLATLAIAGRMQVLHGTLDEVLLHLLEAVAPTKG